DNA sequence from the Methanomicrobia archaeon genome:
CATTTACCCCCATATCCTTTCAACCACCTAATTATCTCTACAGTTCTAATAAATAAAATGAGATATAAAAATAAAACTTTCCCATGTAAGCAGCTATCTTTATGCCATGCCATTCTTTTCTTTGAAAGGGTTGTTCTTCGCCGTTAACCTCATACATCCGCTACTGCCCCCCGCCATTTCGTTTCGTATACCAGCGCAAACCGCTTTTCAGCCTCAAACGCCTCCTCGTTCGTTATCGTAACGTAAACCCGTTATCCAGCGCGAACGCCTCTTCTCGCGTCACCCTCCGTTCCAAGGCAATCCCTCCCTCCTTACTCTTACTTCCACATGAGCCGTCCATTTTGCTTTGCTTTACGTTGCACCGGGATTCCCTCATTTATATATCTCACCAGAGGCTATCTATCTGAAATAGATAGATGGCAATCGAGAAGAAGGCACTCATAGAGATAAGCACTATTCTACTTGCAATAAAGTTCTTCGCCTTTATCTTAGCCCCTGCAGCCTGGCTGGTCCTGCACAATCAATTCTGCGACATCGTTACGCTCTGGAACCGCTGGGACGCACCGCATTACGTGTACATCGCAGAGAATGGTTACACGGCAGTGGGCGAAGGGCGGTATTTCATCGTCTTTTTCCCGCTGTACCCGCTTTTGATACGGCTCGTCGCTTCTGTTCTGGGTAACTACGAGGTCGCTGCGCTCGTTATCTCGAACGTTGCCTCGCTCTTAGCCGGCCTCTACCTCTACAAACTCGCGCGAATCGATTATTCCGAGAGCACGGCACTGAAGAGCGTCTTTTATCTCGCCATCTTCCCCACCTCGTACTTCCTGATCGCGGGCTATACCGAAAGCCTCTTTCTGCTGCTGGCGATCGGCAGCTTCTATTATGCGCGGAAGGCGAGATGGTCCACGGCGGGCGTACTGGGCATGCTTGCCGCAGCTACGCGAATCACCGGCCTTGTTCTCCTCCCTTCTTTGCTCTACGAGTATTTTTCACAGCGCTCGAACCCCGGATCGAGGCGCGTAAGGGACCTCTTTTTCATCGCACTGGTGAGCCTCGGCTTTGTCTCGTATCTCATCGTGAATCATGTGGTATTCGGGGACGCCTTTGCGTTTCTCGCGGTACAGCACGAACACTGGTACAAGCATCTCGCTCCACCGTGGGAAGGCCTCTTAGGTGCGATAGGGAGTATTTTCTGGCGAGATTCTGCGGATAAAGTACTTATCGGGGTAGCGGAGGTCGTATTTGGCTTATTTGGCTTCTTTTGCATTGCTTATGCCGTCATTATCAAATTAAGACCGTCCTACACTGTTTATATGTTTCTTACGTGGCTTGCGGTAACTTCAACCAGTTACTGGCTGAGTACGCCCCGGTATCTGCTCTCCCTGTTTCCTGTTTTCATCATGTTTGCTCTCATTGCGGATAGGCGAGAAGAGTGGTTCTACGTACTGACCACGGCGTTTCTGCTCTTTTTTAGCTTCTTCCTCGTGCTCTTCACGCAGGGCTACTGGGCGTTTTGACCCCGTAAACCTGCCATTTCTCCCCTGCTATCTCCTTTTCGTACATCAGCTCGAATCGTGTTTCGTCCTCAAACGCCTCCCCGATGATCGTAAACCCGTTCTCATCAGCGAACGCTCGCTCGTAGGGCCCGATACAGACGTAATCCACGCCGTAGTTCTGCATGACGGTAAAATCACCTTGATACATCGCTTTCATATCCTGTTTTCGCGTGATCATGTCCGACCACGGAATCCCGTGCGACCACAGCCAGCCTTCATAGCCCATCACTCGTGGCCGTCCCGTTAACGATGGTATCGGATGGTTGTGTGCAGTTCCGGTAAGGAAGACGGCATCGGAAGCGGTGTTCTCACGTATCCAGTCGGCCATTGCGATCTCGTCACCAGACCAGACCACGTAGGTGTTCTGTATCATGTTCGCGTGCGTCACGACGCCGAATACCGTGGAACCGATGAGCAACGCAGCGAGCGCTATGGTCACGATCGATTTACCCTTTTTTGATGAGTCGCGTAACCAGCAGAGCGCCAGCGGCGCTATCACGGCCGTAAGCGCGAGCCAATGCAGGAAGAGCTTGTAATTGTCAAAGTACCAGGGCTGGAACTTCACGAGGTTCGCAAGCACGAAGAGGAGGAGGAAGGGGAGGTAAAAGATGCGTGTTTCGCGGTTCGCCTTGGCTAAGCCTAACGCCATGAGGACGAGGAGCGCGCCGGCATTGAGCGCCCAGAACGTCTCAACAAGCATGGCTGATTTTACAGTGGACAGTACCGCAGGGAAGAAGGAAGACCAGTCAAAACCCATAATCATGTCCCTGCTCGTATCCGCCCAGCCGGGGAAGAAGACGAAGAACCCCTCCGATACGCCGGTTCGTATAAGCAGGACTTGCGGTAACGAAAGGAGTAGCAGCGGTAGAAACAAAAAGATGAGGATTCGCCAATCGCGTTTTGTTAGAAGATAAAACGTAGCGAGGCAGAACGCGACAAAACCAGTCGCCATAAACGAATGCGCGTGAATGTACGGCAGCAAGCCGATGAGCGCACCGGCAAGGAGCAGCTCCTTGTGCTGCGCTCGCGAAGAAGATGTCCCCTCGGGGTGATCGGCGCATAACGCGCGGAAGAGCAGCAGATACACGACAAACGAGACCGCCATACCAATGAGCGCGGTTCGTTGGGGCATGATTACCGCGTACATCGGGTTCAGGAAGTGAATGCCTATGGATTGGAGCCCTGCGGGGAAGCCAGCGAGTATGAAGATAACCGTCGCGGAGATGCCTGCCCATTTCAGGCCGGTTAGGCGGCATGCGAGGCAATAAAGCAGGCCGAATAGGGAGAGCTGGAATAAGACGTTCGGAATGAGGATCGCACTTCTCAGGGTCAAGCCCGCGTGCATCAAAACCGCGGAATAGAAGTCCATGATGAAGGAATAGTGCGTCTTTACGCCGAGGAACTGCGGATTATCAATCGGGAACGCGAACGAGTCATGATAACTAAAGGAAGTGATGAGCGAGGTATGCCAGGGATAATCGGCCCAGACCGTGTGAAACGCGTAGAGGCTGCCTGCGTCATCCGGTCGGAAAACGCCGTAGAGGTTCATGAACAATACGTACAGCAGAAGACCGATAAGAAACGATAAAGAGGTTCGGTCTTCGTGCCAGAGTGCGCTTAATGTACGCATCAAATCGCTAAAAGCCCATTTACCTGACCTGTTCGTCCATACGAGAAGTACAATCGCGACGAAAGCGCAGAGACCGATGCAGAGGAGGATACTACTGGCGTTCAGCGACTTCATGAGAACGGCGATGAGGAACGCGATCCATAGCGAGAGCGCGTGGCCAACGACGAACGAGC
Encoded proteins:
- a CDS encoding glycosyltransferase family 39 protein, whose translation is MAIEKKALIEISTILLAIKFFAFILAPAAWLVLHNQFCDIVTLWNRWDAPHYVYIAENGYTAVGEGRYFIVFFPLYPLLIRLVASVLGNYEVAALVISNVASLLAGLYLYKLARIDYSESTALKSVFYLAIFPTSYFLIAGYTESLFLLLAIGSFYYARKARWSTAGVLGMLAAATRITGLVLLPSLLYEYFSQRSNPGSRRVRDLFFIALVSLGFVSYLIVNHVVFGDAFAFLAVQHEHWYKHLAPPWEGLLGAIGSIFWRDSADKVLIGVAEVVFGLFGFFCIAYAVIIKLRPSYTVYMFLTWLAVTSTSYWLSTPRYLLSLFPVFIMFALIADRREEWFYVLTTAFLLFFSFFLVLFTQGYWAF